The genomic interval tgtaaaaatagtaatattctgaaatattattatggttTTAAACAACGGTTCTAGTAATGGTTTAAAtacatgtaatgtattcctgGTGACAACGAATGGAAGTTTCAAATGCAAAAAATGCGGAAATAAaaagatattaatatatataaaaaataaataaaaaaaaactttcgaaCATGACACCAGAAATGGGACTTTTCTTAGAAGACTAGTTACATAGTACTGCAAACTCTACATAAGATCCACAAAACCAATAGTTCCTTCACAAAATCAGAAACTTCTTCACATAGACATTAAGTTGCAAACAACTCGGAAAGTTCCTTTAATCAAACCAGATGCTTAAAtcaacacacaaaacacaatgtATCAGAACATTAGTGCACGTTTTGCGATTCACCGAGTTAGACAATAAACATTGCTCTGTTTGGCACATACCTGCACCGTCACTGTAGTTTAAACAGATGCAGAGCTTACACATGTATGCAGTAGATGCCACTACAGAAGCAGCATTAGAGGAAAATGAGGGGGAAGTGGGGGAATCGTAAGTCCCCAGAGCATGACAAAACAAGAGTCCCAACAGGGGGCACTAGAGAGCGTTCAGAGAAATCATGTTGGCGCATGCAAGGCCAAACGTTTAGACAGGGTGCTgcgtgagagagagggagagagaagaggaggaagGAAAGGGGGAAAAGGGTGAAAGTGGACACCAGGAAGTGAAAAGGCAACGGTGAACAGAAGTGTCAGATTTTTCCCAACCTGTGGTGTCGGGCCTGCAGGGGAGATGCCATAGCTGCCCTGCTTGTCTCTGCTGAACACATGCTTCCATAAGATGACGTCAAGCACGACAGTCTAAAGAATATCGCAGTGGGACGGAAAGAATGGAGAAAGCTACGGATCACATTGCTATCAAAAGATTCATGGTCATCATTTGTTTCTGCTTTTTCCTTGTCAAGAgcaaaactaaatacatttcttGAAAGGGCAGCGGTTTTTTGCATTGGGTGTTAGTTTAAGGAAAACAGTGGAGGCAAGAGAATTACGTTATTCTGCATTAAAAGTCATCAGTTCATTGGCAATGAACGTACAGCGAGATCACAGGGATCCCACCGACTGGCTGTTGTTGTCTAGTGTTCTACTGATCGACAGGTGAGAGAGAACGGCGTGACCTGTAGTTAGCACCAGGAAGTCATCGGGATCTAAAAAGGCGAAGCAACAGCCACTATGCAACTAAGAAGATTGCTGGCACTTCTTAATCAGGGTGAGGAGCTTTTGCACAAAGAAGACAAGAATAATTTGACTCTTTCTTTGGGATTTAGAGGCAGAAGGAGCTGCTGATGGAATCAGACATGCTATACAAAACATAGCCTGGCTGTACAGGGTCCAGTATAAATGCTGCTTCATTATCCTGTGGATCAGCCTCAGCAGAGTGGAATTAACTTCTGTACAGGGATGGGAATCATTACAAATTCTGCCTTCTTATTTTTCATTAACGATTCGTTTAGTGCTGTTAGCTACTGATTGTAATATTGTCATACCATATACATATTTTGaattgatttacatttatatttgggtgaacttaTTTATAGGCAATGTTTAATAGTTAACCATACgaattacaaataatataaattataaaaaagagcAACTTATTACAACAAAAACCAGATTATTAATTCAGCAATTACgacaaataactgttttatatatatatatatatatatatatatatatatatatatatatatgtatgtatcacATAGTTAtagttaaataataaaagatatattataaaaaatggaACTGGCTTTGAATATGCACCAGCTTTTTGATTCCCACCCCTTTTTGTGTGTCTTTCTGTATATCTCCATCAAATACACTTGAGAGTTTTAATTGGGTTACATCAAGAGCGTTGTGTTATGACCCTGGATGAAGGGTCCACTACATTTGACAGTCACATCCTATAAGAAAAAGTATCATCCATAATATAGTGctgtacattcacacacacacacatacatacatatatatatatatatatatatatatgagctaaCAATACAACTATATAGTGATTTAATTCTCCGACATTGATTTAAACAAAATGACCACCAGATTATTTTCATGTGAATATCCACAACTAATAAGGTGGCAGATGTAATAGCCAGATGTTCGCTCTTACCTCGATGAAGACAGACACCAGGGTGTTCCCCAGCACGATGAGCACCACAGACACACGCCAGCTCAAAGGAACACATACAATCTGAGGAGAAGGTAGACAATGTGATGAACATCTTAAAACATAGACTACCGTTCAAAGGTCAGTaggatgttttttaaagaaattaatactttcaacTACAatccattaaactgatcaaaagtgacaatacttttataatattagagaataatatattttaatattgtaagatttctttttcaaatgttGTTCTTCTCAACTTCAACATTAGACACTTATCTCTGAACATAGGCCAGATATTATCGTTTCATACCTCTAAAAATTCATAAATTCCAGAGATTGGGACAAACATGATGAAAAACAGGAAAACGATGAGAATTAAAGCAGAGAGTACAAACGGCCCTGAAAGAAGAAGAGGGAAAAGAAAACAGACAACCAGAAAAACGAGTTAGTAGTAAAGCAGGTTTGCGTTTCCTCTGTTTTCAAGACCATGTCAGACAAGAACAATTTAATTTCAATATGCATATATTACAATGACATCACTTACATTTCAATTCtagaaaataaaaatccaaaaaatttgaaaaatctaaataaatacctAAATGAACCGCACAAAACTATCAAGATGCAGAGATATAACGTTCAGTGGGAAATGTTCAAAACGTACTCGAACCTTTCTTTGCAATTCCAAATGCatcaaatagaatataaaaaagtgtgagggattttaaaactttttaaaaaatgtttttttgtcacATTGCACTGTGAATGCATCAGGTTGAAAAAGGTTCATCCTTACAGTTCTTGTAGCTGGGCTGGCGGAAAGGTTTTCCTTTGGAGAAAACAATGGCAACAATGAGGTACTGAAAAGAGGAGACGAAGAAGAGAGTAGTGTTCACATCGTTCATGATTGTTTCTTcagtctcttcttcttcttcagtggaGTTATCCATGTGATGTGGAGCAGAGCAGTTGTAGAAACTGTGAAttcaagaaaagaagaagaaaaaagaccgGAGATGATGTAAGAttataccattttttttatacaattcagGTTAAGTATGAAAACAATATGAAACTGTTTAAGTATCACTGATGCACTGTACTCACTCTGGTTCTGAGTACCAGTCCAATTCTTGGATCAAGAGGAAGGCCATGATCTGGAAACCCAGGCAAATGAAAATCTGGGTCAGAACTGAGAAGAGGAGAGGACCTGAGACGAGACCGGAGGGAGGTCTTTGGGCGACAAGCTCCTTCCATGCAGAATTCAAACTCACTGGAAGCAAATCAAAGAATTTACAGAAAATGTACTTataaataatcaattaaataCATCAGTTTTCATGAGCTCAATGTCTTAGTGTTCAATCTACATGCTTTCTGACAAAATGAAATCagaatatttactttattttattgcatatcATTCTCAAGATATCGTTTGTAGCCATTAAGATCAATTTAAACTGAATAGGAAAGACATTACAGATCATACTCACTAGTGAAGACAATTAAAAGAATGATAGCCATATCGATGAAGAGAAACTGGAAGTCGCCCAGGTTGCTGCCAATCTGAAATGCATTATTAACCGATCAGAGCTGCAGAAGCAATCTCAGCATGAACTAATGACCTTCTGTCACTCGCAAGCACAGAAAGATGTATAATAATTAACTATAAGAAGTAGTTTAGTGAATGACAGGGGAACTTACGGAGTAGAGAAGGGCGACACTGAGGCATTGAATAATACTGTACAGAGCCATGAACTTAAACACACAGAAGGAGGTGATGAGAGCCGCTCTGCCCTCCCTGTGGAGAAACAACACGTGTGAGGGACAGGACGTTTTGTGAAAAGAACATTTGTCTTACTTTTATTTTGGCATAAAAAAGTGCCTTTAATGGTTTTGTTTATAAATAAGTTAATGTGGAGcagaatttattataaatttatattttgagttGCCTTTGCCAAAGGAATTGTTAACATGTTAATGCAGGATGTCACATGTTTTTGGGTTTCTGATGTCaacatttttttatgcatttgtcgGAAATGTCTGGAAATGTTACTGTTTTGCAATGAATTTAGTctgaaaacataatttttcttGATGGGGCTGAAACAGAGCTCTGCTGTGGTGCGGTTAGGACACCTGATCAGATTGGGCACGCAGGTGATGCTGGGAGTCGTGGAGGTAAATGGAGAAGCCACTGAAGCCTCCAGCTCTGATAGAGAGATCCCAGCATGAGCTCTCTTCAGTGCCTGAGGACACAACAGACAGACATCAGCTACACATGACACTTTCAGAATCGTTAGAGACACAAATAAACCTTGAAAATAAAACTGAAGGTCTCTCACCCCACAGTCGTTCGCGCCGTCTCCACACATTCCAACAAAATAGCTGCAGaagagagagggacaaaaagtttAGCAAGGGTTAACTTCTGGGTAATACTTTGTAAAACCCCAAGTATACACCAATGATTACTACTCTAAATAGACCTGTGAATGGAGCTctcatggagtgtgtgtgtgtttaatactcaCTCTACACTTTCTAATGTCTCAACAAGCTGAGTCTTCTGGTCGGGGGCCATCCTTGCAAACACGGTTCCATGAAGCACCAGCTACATCAACAACCAGAACACAATAAATACCATATATAATACAACCCATGGGTATACACATCTTAAACTTTTTTGTACCTTCTGTAGCAGGTCCGGGAAATGTTCAGTAATCACAGCAAATGATTTGCCGCTCATGGCAAAGTGATACTGTTCCTGAGGTTTCATCTCATCCACAGAATCCCCATCTTCCATAATAATCTCCATCTCCTGCCAAAGAACACAAGTACAGAGAGATGCTTAAGATAATGCTTCTTGAGATTTATTTAGCTGATTACCAAAGATTAAGCAAGTGTATTTCCATTGCATGTATCGTACTGCAACAGTGATTTTGCTAGGTATCTGAAAACGGTGTCAACATGCCACAAATAGTGGTGACTGATCTCAAACAGTTTTAACCTAGAACATTAAAAGCAGCAGAGACTGGGTCTGGCCAGTAGATGGCACACTGACCTCTAATTTGGTGGGCTTGTTCGAGAGTTTGCTGGGTTTGTCGGCGTAGTGCCAGGTGATCTTAGCAGCCTGGCCGTCTTTAGGGGGCAGAGCATCTGCAATAATGACTCGGTCTTGTGGCTGAATCATGCCGCAGTCTCGTGCCACGGAGATggctgtcagcatgttgtcaccTACACAAGAGATaaagaaaagatttaaaaaacaagaaaaaaaaaccctgacttTTTGACTATTCAATATACCGGTAAAAAGGCACTTTTTAATTAGTCAGTGGACAGAGATGATGGCTGGGGTCTGGCAATGACCCAATGCTCCTCATGATTGTAAGAGTAGATCATGTACAAACTCAATCTGCTTACATTCACAATGCTGCATTCAGCCTAAACTTTGGAGCGCTTGGCTGGTAATCTGGAGAGCTGAGAACCTTATTAGAGGAGATTCCAGGAATACCCAATGATTTAATCTACAAAGCTCCCAGACTCCTCTCTGCCTGCGGCTGGTCACCCTAAACTCCCTTCCATTTTCAAACAACATGGGCATATTCAGCTCTTTTCATATTCAGAAACTATCCTTCAAAAACTTAAATTCTTTTTAATGGTACTGTATAACCACATAAAATATATGTTAATAGCCATGTTCAAAAATTCAAATTGACCATTGACCATTTGGAAAGAATATTCAGGAACTAAAAAGTTACCCTATTATGGATTtctgaaaattacctttcatgcagtgtgtaacagctCTCTGTGAATAAAACCATCCTGCATTGAccgtcaacatgaaacattattaTATTGCCCACCCATATGTTGGTCTTTTCTGTTGCTCtacatgaaaatgcaaattcattctttgccgcTAGGTGCCGTTTTACTCAAAGCAGCACTGCgttcacaaacgctgctttatcaggcatgaTGAAGTGAAAATTGCAGATTAAAGAaacgcaaaggaggggtttggaaaaattaatcgttgagTGAATTATATGGGAGTCGTTGACCAAATaaggtaaataaattaatattatgagACAATGGAAGTGTTTTTTGCCCTTGTATGCATGTCAacttgttggggactcccaaaaccaaaatttaAAAACCCTTTAAttatccataataggggcactttaaactCACAGGTTTTCTGAACTAGCATGGATGCAggcctaaataaattaataatcacCAGTAGGACATATAGAGCAAAGAAGTGATGTTTTCTGTACCTGTGACCATAACGGTGCGTATGTTGGCACGTCGTAGATCTTCCAGCACACCTGGAGTTTCTGTTTTCAGCTTGTTCTGCATGATGATCAAACCCAGAAAATCCATATTTTTCTCAATTTGATCCCTGTAGAGGAAGAGAGACCAAATATAGTTAGACATTAATCCAGAGCACAACATGGTAAAAGTTCAAGCATAACGTTGTAAATGATTTTGTATAAGACCTTAATATTTAATAGAAgtgccagtaaaaaaaaaaaagctacatctTTACCGGTTAATGTTCTGCACTTTATGAAATGTAAGTTTGGATTCCAGCCGTCTGTGTGCCAGCGCGATGACCCGGAAGCCCTGTTTGGTGTAGTCCTCCAGAACCTCTGCAAAATCTTCTGGTACTGTGGTGCATTGTGAGGAAAAAATACTTGAATCCAACACTATTTTGAAACTCAAAAAAGATAAGATATTAATAACCGATTGGATTTTTTCACTAACCTGTTTCTTTCTTACACAGGCTTGCCACGACCTCTGGAGCTCCTTTCAGATAGGCGTCCATTCGTCTCTCTCCGATCTGTCGGACAACCACGCTCATTCTCTGCAGAGCAGAGGAGAAGGAGAACTGCCGCACGATACCAATCATATATGACGCCtgcagcataaaaaaaacaaaacaacagataGTATGTAAACACCCATATATGtccataaaatacataaatgaaatacaaataataGCCATTGTACATACCGAGAGCTCATAGAGTTCAGAGAGTTCCTGCAAAGAAACAGCAAGATATCAgaacaatgttttaaaaacaaataatctgGATTGTAATAAGCAGAGAAATGCTCACCAGGTCCTGTTCAGGTGATATGACTGGAGGCGGCAGAAGCTGACTGGGTGGTTTTACGTAAGTGAGTTCAATGCGGTCATGGTGAGCCGTCTCCTCTTCTGTAGCTTCCACCAAAATCTGAAGACCACAGATAGAGAGATTgacaccaaaataaataaaaacaagtacAACTTGTTCCAAAACTTGAAAGAGAAGATTAAAAACGGTCCTTCTGTCACAGCAGACACTGACCCAGCCTGTGGCCTCGAACATCTTGAGGTCTAGTGGATCTCCAGAGAGCTGACCCTCAATCTTGGTGAGGGAGTGACAGGTGGCCATGCAGGACACAAACTTGGTTGTTACTAAGCTCTTATCATCTGCTTTTTCTTCTGAATGGTGGAATCTAGGGAAGAGAGATTCTTTGGTCAGAAAAGACAATTAAATGCCTGcagtgataattaaaaaaaacaactgagaATGTTCTTTTAATccatttaatcattattttatatagttatgATCATACCTGCCATCTTCTGCTCGTTGAATTCCCCACATGTCCAAGCCATCTTCTGTGAGGGTGCCGGTCTGAAATGAtgcagtaataataaataatttaattatgtattacCTAAAAATTAACACTGCATAATATTAGACAATGAGGTTCCAAAATGTCAACACAATTTACCCTAGTTTTATGAAAAATTAGCTGAAAGTTGTTTTTAAAAGACATTCATAACATTTGATTTCTGATTAATTCAGGTTTCACTAAAAGAAAAGGACTTCAGTGTCCCATGTTTACCTTGTCAAAGCACACCAGGTTCAGCTGCCCACAGATGTTGATTCTTTGTGGGCTGATGGAGAATATCCCCACTTTCTTGAGGCGCCGCTGAGCATAGACAATGCCAGCTGTCATGGCTGCCGGCAGTGCAGGGGGCACTGTGATAGT from Carassius carassius chromosome 44, fCarCar2.1, whole genome shotgun sequence carries:
- the LOC132126809 gene encoding polyamine-transporting ATPase 13A3-like isoform X3, giving the protein MEKEDLKIVNKGLEDEMELSGYRLCRWKLVLVGLGGLCTGGFLFLLLYWMPEWCVKATCTQTTIRDADVALLRSTDEFKRWFRARIRIMLAPGKDPYDNQASQTASPQANDHTHNPSDSAPGKITRNPEDQHVPTRYFTLHSTKYFWNDSIQNFEVLTGLEDMSMTCSSVHSKHSAGLNKNQQEYRRFFFGLNEMDVKVPSLFKLLIKEVLNPFYIFQLFSVILWCSDEYYYYAMAIIFMSVISIATSLYTIKKQYVMLHDMVAAHSTVRVTVYRGENETEEALSTDLVPGDVIVIPSNGTIMPCDAVLVCGTCIVNESMLTGESVPVTKTDLPNPQRDKKGGDGDTIYSTEEHKRHTLFCGTNVIQTRYYTGEMVKAVVVRTGFSTAKGQLIRSILYPKPTDFKLYRDAYLFLLCLVAIASIVFVYSLVMKIINQEPVKEIIVKSLDIITITVPPALPAAMTAGIVYAQRRLKKVGIFSISPQRINICGQLNLVCFDKTGTLTEDGLDMWGIQRAEDGRFHHSEEKADDKSLVTTKFVSCMATCHSLTKIEGQLSGDPLDLKMFEATGWILVEATEEETAHHDRIELTYVKPPSQLLPPPVISPEQDLELSELYELSASYMIGIVRQFSFSSALQRMSVVVRQIGERRMDAYLKGAPEVVASLCKKETVPEDFAEVLEDYTKQGFRVIALAHRRLESKLTFHKVQNINRDQIEKNMDFLGLIIMQNKLKTETPGVLEDLRRANIRTVMVTGDNMLTAISVARDCGMIQPQDRVIIADALPPKDGQAAKITWHYADKPSKLSNKPTKLEEMEIIMEDGDSVDEMKPQEQYHFAMSGKSFAVITEHFPDLLQKLVLHGTVFARMAPDQKTQLVETLESVDYFVGMCGDGANDCGALKRAHAGISLSELEASVASPFTSTTPSITCVPNLIREGRAALITSFCVFKFMALYSIIQCLSVALLYSIGSNLGDFQFLFIDMAIILLIVFTMSLNSAWKELVAQRPPSGLVSGPLLFSVLTQIFICLGFQIMAFLLIQELDWYSEPDFYNCSAPHHMDNSTEEEEETEETIMNDVNTTLFFVSSFQYLIVAIVFSKGKPFRQPSYKNWPFVLSALILIVFLFFIMFVPISGIYEFLEIVCVPLSWRVSVVLIVLGNTLVSVFIEDVTVKCSGPFIQGHNTTLLM
- the LOC132126809 gene encoding polyamine-transporting ATPase 13A3-like isoform X1 yields the protein MEKEDLKIVNKGLEDEMELSGYRLCRWKLVLVGLGGLCTGGFLFLLLYWMPEWCVKATCTQTTIRDADVALLRSTDEFKRWFRARIRIMLAPGKDPYDNQASQTASPQANDHTHNPSDSAPGKITRNPEDQHVPTRYFTLHSTKYFWNDSIQNFEVLTGLEDMSMTCSSVHSKHSAGLNKNQQEYRRFFFGLNEMDVKVPSLFKLLIKEVLNPFYIFQLFSVILWCSDEYYYYAMAIIFMSVISIATSLYTIKKQYVMLHDMVAAHSTVRVTVYRGENETEEALSTDLVPGDVIVIPSNGTIMPCDAVLVCGTCIVNESMLTGESVPVTKTDLPNPQRDKKGGDGDTIYSTEEHKRHTLFCGTNVIQTRYYTGEMVKAVVVRTGFSTAKGQLIRSILYPKPTDFKLYRDAYLFLLCLVAIASIVFVYSLVMKIINQEPVKEIIVKSLDIITITVPPALPAAMTAGIVYAQRRLKKVGIFSISPQRINICGQLNLVCFDKTGTLTEDGLDMWGIQRAEDGRFHHSEEKADDKSLVTTKFVSCMATCHSLTKIEGQLSGDPLDLKMFEATGWILVEATEEETAHHDRIELTYVKPPSQLLPPPVISPEQDLELSELYELSASYMIGIVRQFSFSSALQRMSVVVRQIGERRMDAYLKGAPEVVASLCKKETVPEDFAEVLEDYTKQGFRVIALAHRRLESKLTFHKVQNINRDQIEKNMDFLGLIIMQNKLKTETPGVLEDLRRANIRTVMVTGDNMLTAISVARDCGMIQPQDRVIIADALPPKDGQAAKITWHYADKPSKLSNKPTKLEEMEIIMEDGDSVDEMKPQEQYHFAMSGKSFAVITEHFPDLLQKLVLHGTVFARMAPDQKTQLVETLESVDYFVGMCGDGANDCGALKRAHAGISLSELEASVASPFTSTTPSITCVPNLIREGRAALITSFCVFKFMALYSIIQCLSVALLYSIGSNLGDFQFLFIDMAIILLIVFTMSLNSAWKELVAQRPPSGLVSGPLLFSVLTQIFICLGFQIMAFLLIQELDWYSEPDFYNCSAPHHMDNSTEEEEETEETIMNDVNTTLFFVSSFQYLIVAIVFSKGKPFRQPSYKNWPFVLSALILIVFLFFIMFVPISGIYEFLEIVCVPLSWRVSVVLIVLGNTLVSVFIETVVLDVILWKHVFSRDKQGSYGISPAGPTPQGGIDMFGTKWLCCWQKKVPKARYMHLAQELSVDPDWPPKPKSTTEAKPSPHADDCSYQIEAVS
- the LOC132126809 gene encoding polyamine-transporting ATPase 13A3-like isoform X2 encodes the protein MEKEDLKIVNKGLEDEMELSGYRLCRWKLVLVGLGGLCTGGFLFLLLYWMPEWCVKATCTQTTIRDADVALLRSTDEFKRWFRARIRIMLAPGKDPYDNQASQTASPQANDHTHNPSDSAPGKITRNPEDQHVPTRYFTLHSTKYFWNDSIQNFEVLTGLEDMSMTCSSVHSKHSAGLNKNQQEYRRFFFGLNEMDVKVPSLFKLLIKEVLNPFYIFQLFSVILWCSDEYYYYAMAIIFMSVISIATSLYTIKKQYVMLHDMVAAHSTVRVTVYRGENETEEALSTDLVPGDVIVIPSNGTIMPCDAVLVCGTCIVNESMLTGESVPVTKTDLPNPQRDKKGGDGDTIYSTEEHKRHTLFCGTNVIQTRYYTGEMVKAVVVRTGFSTAKGQLIRSILYPKPTDFKLYRDAYLFLLCLVAIASIVFVYSLVMKIINQEPVKEIIVKSLDIITITVPPALPAAMTAGIVYAQRRLKKVGIFSISPQRINICGQLNLVCFDKTGTLTEDGLDMWGIQRAEDGRFHHSEEKADDKSLVTTKFVSCMATCHSLTKIEGQLSGDPLDLKMFEATGWILVEATEEETAHHDRIELTYVKPPSQLLPPPVISPEQDLELSELYELSASYMIGIVRQFSFSSALQRMSVVVRQIGERRMDAYLKGAPEVVASLCKKETVPEDFAEVLEDYTKQGFRVIALAHRRLESKLTFHKVQNINRDQIEKNMDFLGLIIMQNKLKTETPGVLEDLRRANIRTVMVTGDNMLTAISVARDCGMIQPQDRVIIADALPPKDGQAAKITWHYADKPSKLSNKPTKLEEMEIIMEDGDSVDEMKPQEQYHFAMSGKSFAVITEHFPDLLQKLVLHGTVFARMAPDQKTQLVETLESVDYFVGMCGDGANDCGALKRAHAGISLSELEASVASPFTSTTPSITCVPNLIREGRAALITSFCVFKFMALYSIIQCLSVALLYSIGSNLGDFQFLFIDMAIILLIVFTMSLNSAWKELVAQRPPSGLVSGPLLFSVLTQIFICLGFQIMAFLLIQELDWYSEPDFYNCSAPHHMDNSTEEEEETEETIMNDVNTTLFFVSSFQYLIVAIVFSKGKPFRQPSYKNWPFVLSALILIVFLFFIMFVPISGIYEFLEIVCVPLSWRVSVVLIVLGNTLVSVFIEGGIDMFGTKWLCCWQKKVPKARYMHLAQELSVDPDWPPKPKSTTEAKPSPHADDCSYQIEAVS